From the Pseudarthrobacter sp. MM222 genome, one window contains:
- a CDS encoding HAD domain-containing protein: MTNVSLYLDVDGVICPFGATGSTDWGSAWRSSDAGLLEVSYAAELVTALNDLSGRPDLRFVWLTSWEGMAPEFLCPAIGLDGRRWPVLASDGFGGSNSWWKLQAIQQDLETIAPDRAVWIDDQLDFEREAHAWAEYLGARLLLISPHPRRGLSRAELESVRAFL, translated from the coding sequence GTGACAAATGTCTCTCTGTACCTCGATGTGGACGGGGTCATCTGTCCGTTTGGCGCCACCGGCAGCACCGACTGGGGTTCGGCCTGGCGCAGCTCCGACGCCGGCCTCCTAGAGGTCAGCTACGCCGCCGAACTGGTGACCGCCCTGAATGACCTGTCCGGCAGACCGGACTTGCGCTTCGTCTGGCTGACCAGCTGGGAAGGCATGGCACCGGAGTTCCTGTGTCCGGCCATCGGGCTGGACGGACGGCGCTGGCCGGTCCTGGCCAGCGACGGATTTGGCGGCAGTAACAGTTGGTGGAAGCTCCAGGCGATCCAGCAGGACCTTGAAACGATCGCGCCCGACCGTGCGGTGTGGATCGATGACCAGCTCGATTTTGAGCGGGAGGCACATGCCTGGGCCGAGTACTTGGGGGCGCGACTCCTGTTGATCTCACCCCACCCCCGGCGGGGGCTGTCCAGAGCCGAGCTGGAGTCTGTGCGGGCATTTCTGTAG
- a CDS encoding inorganic phosphate transporter, with the protein MEITVMVALVITLALFFDFTNGFHDTANAMATPIATGAIKPKTAVALAAVLNLVGAFLSTEVAKTVSGGIIKEGSDGIQITPDIIFAGLMGAILWNMITWLKGLPSSSSHALFGGLIGAAIAGIGIHSINFASLMQKVILPAIFAPVIAAGVAYLCTRLAYALTARHDPETGSKLTQKRGGFRTGQIFTSSLVALAHGTNDAQKTMGIITLVLIAAGTQQPGSGPQFWVIASCALAIAIGTYAGGWRIIRTMGSGLTDVKPAQGFAAESSTASAILASSHLGFALSTTQVASGSVIGSGLGRRGTSVRWGTAGKIALGWLFTLPAAGIVGALTALLVKTGVVGVVIAAIAGTGAVLYMFLHSRKSHVGHHNAVEVEEAGQAVRFRKKKAIAVSRTNNKPKGGQ; encoded by the coding sequence GTGGAAATCACCGTAATGGTGGCGCTAGTTATAACGCTGGCGCTTTTCTTCGACTTCACCAACGGATTTCATGACACCGCCAACGCGATGGCCACGCCCATCGCGACCGGTGCCATCAAACCCAAAACGGCAGTCGCCCTCGCGGCGGTGCTGAATCTGGTGGGCGCGTTTCTTTCCACGGAAGTGGCCAAGACCGTGTCCGGCGGGATCATCAAGGAAGGCTCCGACGGGATCCAGATCACCCCGGACATCATCTTCGCGGGACTGATGGGGGCCATTCTCTGGAACATGATCACCTGGCTGAAGGGCCTGCCGTCCAGCTCCTCGCACGCGCTTTTCGGCGGCCTGATCGGCGCCGCCATCGCCGGCATCGGCATCCACTCGATCAACTTCGCGAGCCTCATGCAGAAGGTGATCCTCCCGGCGATCTTCGCTCCGGTCATCGCCGCCGGTGTCGCCTACCTATGCACGCGCCTGGCCTACGCGCTGACCGCACGGCATGACCCCGAAACCGGCAGCAAGCTCACCCAGAAGCGCGGCGGCTTCCGCACCGGTCAGATCTTCACCTCCAGCCTGGTGGCGCTCGCCCACGGAACCAACGACGCTCAGAAGACCATGGGCATCATCACGCTCGTGCTGATTGCCGCGGGCACCCAGCAGCCCGGCTCCGGTCCCCAGTTCTGGGTCATCGCCTCCTGCGCCCTCGCCATCGCCATCGGCACCTACGCCGGCGGCTGGCGGATCATCCGCACCATGGGATCCGGACTCACCGACGTGAAGCCGGCCCAGGGCTTCGCCGCGGAAAGCAGCACGGCCTCCGCCATCCTTGCCTCCTCGCACCTGGGCTTTGCCCTGTCCACCACCCAGGTGGCCTCCGGCTCCGTAATCGGTTCGGGCCTCGGCCGCCGCGGCACCTCCGTCCGCTGGGGAACCGCAGGAAAGATTGCGCTCGGCTGGCTCTTCACCCTCCCCGCCGCCGGAATCGTCGGCGCGCTCACCGCCCTTCTGGTGAAGACCGGCGTCGTCGGCGTGGTCATCGCCGCCATCGCCGGCACCGGCGCCGTGCTTTACATGTTCCTCCACTCGAGGAAATCCCATGTGGGCCACCATAACGCCGTCGAGGTCGAAGAAGCCGGCCAGGCCGTGAGGTTCCGCAAGAAGAAGGCGATTGCCGTCAGTCGCACAAACAACAAGCCAAAGGGTGGCCAGTAA
- a CDS encoding dihydrofolate reductase family protein, giving the protein MPSFQYFVASSLDGFIATTDDNLDWLLQFDGFAGGKESYDAFMAEVGCIVMGGQTYAWLMKHEPGNWPYPTTPCWVFTRHELSAPKGADITFVRGPVGEFVEDLKERAGARNVWIVGGGLLAAQFADAGALDELIISIIPVVLGNGKAVLPMTGPTPPLELISSHTMGRGIVELRYGFGSLRV; this is encoded by the coding sequence ATGCCGAGCTTCCAGTATTTCGTGGCCTCGTCCCTCGACGGATTCATCGCGACCACCGATGACAACCTGGACTGGCTGTTGCAGTTCGACGGTTTCGCCGGCGGCAAGGAAAGCTACGACGCGTTCATGGCCGAGGTGGGGTGCATCGTCATGGGCGGCCAAACGTACGCCTGGCTGATGAAGCATGAACCCGGCAACTGGCCCTATCCGACCACGCCGTGCTGGGTGTTCACCCGCCACGAGCTCTCGGCCCCCAAAGGGGCCGACATCACGTTCGTCCGGGGGCCGGTCGGGGAGTTTGTCGAGGACCTCAAGGAGCGGGCCGGCGCGCGGAACGTCTGGATCGTGGGCGGCGGCCTACTCGCCGCGCAGTTCGCCGACGCCGGAGCGCTGGACGAACTGATCATCTCGATCATCCCGGTGGTGCTTGGCAACGGCAAGGCGGTGCTTCCGATGACCGGCCCGACGCCGCCGCTGGAACTGATCTCCTCCCACACCATGGGCCGGGGAATCGTGGAGCTGCGTTACGGCTTCGGCAGCCTGCGGGTCTGA
- a CDS encoding hotdog fold thioesterase — MMDNFTPGPFAAELAAAGVPEAMHGWLGQYGVGTLVVKMGIHFLEMSPERTVATMPVEGNTQVAGILHGGAHVVLAETLGSFAAGMHAGPNRQALGIEVGATHHRAVSAGTVTGTCTAIHLGRTLTTHEIVMTDEHGRRLSTARITNLIRDIAP; from the coding sequence ATGATGGACAATTTCACGCCCGGCCCGTTTGCGGCCGAACTGGCGGCCGCCGGAGTTCCCGAGGCAATGCACGGCTGGCTGGGCCAGTACGGCGTCGGCACCCTCGTGGTCAAAATGGGGATCCATTTCCTGGAGATGAGTCCCGAGCGCACGGTGGCCACCATGCCGGTGGAAGGCAACACCCAGGTGGCCGGCATCCTGCACGGCGGGGCTCATGTGGTCCTCGCCGAAACCCTGGGTTCCTTTGCAGCCGGAATGCACGCAGGTCCCAATCGCCAGGCCCTCGGAATAGAGGTCGGCGCTACGCACCACCGGGCCGTCTCGGCTGGCACGGTCACGGGGACGTGCACGGCCATCCACCTGGGCCGTACCCTCACCACGCATGAAATCGTCATGACCGACGAACACGGCCGCCGGCTGTCCACCGCGCGCATCACAAACCTGATCCGGGACATCGCCCCGTAG
- the polA gene encoding DNA polymerase I yields MAFRAFFALPADKFSTMNGQHTNAIHGFTSMLINLIKEQKPTHIAVAFDVSDETTHRKTEYSDYKGGRNETPREMSGQIDLIDQVMGAWGIKTIKLPGYEADDILATLATMGEKAGYEVLLVSGDRDAFQLITDNVFVLYPKKGVSDIPRMDAEAIQEKYFVSPAQYSDLAALVGESADNLPGVPGVGPKTAAKWINLYGGLEGVLENLDSIGGKVGDALREHVESVKRNRRLNRLHTDLELPVTLDELADPRPDQAALEELFDTLEFKTIRSRLFALYGEETTESAERESIDTPQFGTPADAAELAAFLAGGAGQRSAVAVDLVPGRIGEDAAALSIVRDGAAAYIELASQDADAENVLAAWLRDPGAPKVMHGFKAALKALAARGLDLQGVVDDTSISGYLIEPDRRSYELAELAQHHLNIGLSTAAAKAGQLELDFDGDEAAAGALVQVAAVVHALSRYFEAELKERQAQQLLSTLELPVSRVLADMELAGISIDMQRMEEQLSDLAKVIDNAQELAFAAIGHEVNLGSPKQLQTVLFDELQLPKTKKIKSGYTTDAASLKNLLEKTGHEFLVQLMAHRESAKLRQMLETLKKSVAEDGRIHTTYAQNVAATGRISSNNPNLQNIPIRSEEGRRVRGIFVVSDGYECLLSADYSQIEMRIMAHLSGDAGLIAAYRDGEDLHRFVGSNIFHVPTEEVTSAMRSKVKAMSYGLAYGLTSFGLSKQLEISVDEARTLMKEYFDRFGAVRDYLRGVVDQARIDGYTATIEGRRRYLPDLTSSDRQLRENAERIALNSPIQGSAADIIKRAMLGVSGALAEQGLKSRMLLQVHDELVLEVATGEREAVEKLVTEQMGAAADLSVPLDVQIGVGPTWYDAGH; encoded by the coding sequence ATGGCCTTCCGGGCCTTCTTCGCCCTGCCGGCGGACAAATTCTCCACTATGAACGGTCAGCACACCAATGCGATCCATGGGTTTACCTCCATGCTGATCAACCTCATCAAGGAACAGAAGCCCACGCACATTGCCGTGGCCTTCGACGTCTCGGATGAGACCACGCACCGCAAGACGGAGTACAGCGATTACAAAGGCGGCCGCAACGAAACTCCCCGGGAGATGAGCGGCCAGATCGACCTCATCGACCAGGTCATGGGCGCGTGGGGGATCAAGACGATCAAGCTCCCCGGCTACGAGGCCGACGACATCCTGGCCACCCTGGCCACGATGGGCGAAAAGGCCGGCTACGAGGTGCTGCTGGTCTCGGGCGACCGCGACGCCTTCCAGCTCATCACGGACAACGTCTTCGTGCTCTACCCGAAGAAGGGCGTAAGCGACATTCCCCGCATGGACGCGGAAGCCATCCAAGAGAAGTACTTCGTCAGCCCCGCCCAGTACTCGGACCTGGCCGCCCTGGTGGGGGAGTCGGCGGACAACCTTCCCGGCGTTCCCGGCGTCGGCCCCAAGACGGCGGCCAAGTGGATCAACCTCTATGGCGGACTGGAGGGAGTCCTCGAGAACCTGGATTCCATCGGCGGGAAGGTCGGAGACGCCCTTCGCGAACATGTGGAATCGGTTAAACGGAACCGGCGGCTGAACAGGCTGCACACCGATCTGGAGCTGCCGGTCACGCTGGACGAGCTCGCCGATCCGCGGCCGGATCAGGCTGCCCTCGAGGAGTTGTTCGACACCCTCGAATTCAAGACCATCCGCAGCCGGCTCTTTGCCCTGTACGGCGAGGAGACCACGGAAAGCGCGGAGCGGGAAAGCATCGACACCCCGCAATTCGGAACCCCCGCCGATGCAGCCGAGCTGGCCGCCTTCCTGGCCGGAGGCGCCGGGCAGCGATCCGCGGTCGCCGTCGACCTCGTTCCGGGCCGGATCGGCGAGGATGCCGCCGCGCTGTCGATCGTCCGTGACGGCGCCGCGGCCTACATCGAGCTGGCCAGCCAGGACGCCGACGCCGAGAACGTCCTGGCCGCCTGGTTGCGGGATCCCGGGGCGCCCAAGGTGATGCACGGGTTCAAGGCCGCCCTCAAGGCACTGGCCGCGCGCGGGTTGGACCTCCAGGGCGTGGTGGATGACACGTCGATCTCGGGCTACCTGATTGAACCCGACCGCCGCAGCTACGAGCTCGCGGAGTTGGCGCAGCACCACCTCAACATCGGGCTCTCCACCGCCGCGGCGAAAGCCGGACAGTTGGAGCTGGACTTTGATGGCGATGAAGCGGCCGCCGGTGCGCTCGTCCAGGTTGCCGCCGTCGTCCACGCCCTGAGCCGGTACTTCGAGGCGGAGCTGAAGGAGCGCCAGGCGCAGCAACTCTTGTCCACCCTCGAGCTTCCGGTCAGCCGGGTCCTGGCCGACATGGAACTCGCCGGGATCTCCATCGATATGCAGCGGATGGAGGAGCAGCTGTCCGATCTCGCCAAGGTGATCGACAACGCGCAGGAGCTGGCGTTCGCCGCGATCGGCCACGAGGTGAACCTGGGATCGCCCAAGCAGCTGCAGACGGTGCTGTTCGACGAGCTCCAGCTGCCCAAGACCAAGAAGATCAAGTCCGGTTACACCACGGACGCGGCCTCGCTGAAGAACCTCCTGGAAAAGACCGGGCATGAATTCCTGGTCCAGCTGATGGCGCACCGCGAATCCGCCAAGTTGCGGCAGATGCTGGAGACGCTGAAGAAGTCTGTCGCCGAGGACGGCCGGATCCACACCACGTACGCGCAAAACGTGGCGGCAACGGGGCGGATCTCGTCCAACAACCCGAACCTGCAGAACATCCCCATCCGCAGTGAGGAGGGCCGCCGCGTGCGCGGCATCTTCGTCGTCAGCGACGGCTATGAGTGCCTGCTCTCGGCGGACTACTCGCAGATCGAAATGCGGATCATGGCGCACCTCTCCGGCGACGCCGGGCTGATCGCGGCCTACCGGGACGGCGAGGACCTGCACCGCTTCGTGGGCTCCAACATCTTCCATGTGCCCACCGAGGAAGTCACCAGCGCGATGCGCTCCAAGGTCAAGGCGATGTCCTACGGCCTGGCCTACGGGCTGACCTCCTTCGGGCTCTCCAAGCAACTGGAGATTTCCGTGGATGAGGCACGGACCCTCATGAAGGAATACTTCGACCGGTTCGGCGCTGTCCGCGACTACCTGCGCGGCGTCGTGGACCAGGCCCGCATCGACGGCTACACCGCCACCATCGAAGGCCGCCGGCGCTACCTTCCGGACCTCACCAGCTCCGACCGGCAGCTTCGCGAGAACGCGGAGCGCATCGCGCTGAACTCACCCATCCAGGGATCTGCTGCTGACATCATCAAGCGGGCCATGCTGGGCGTCTCCGGCGCCCTGGCGGAACAGGGGCTCAAGTCGCGCATGCTCCTCCAGGTACATGACGAACTGGTCCTCGAAGTCGCCACCGGGGAGCGGGAGGCCGTCGAGAAGCTGGTCACCGAACAGATGGGCGCAGCGGCCGACCTCAGCGTGCCGCTGGACGTACAGATCGGCGTCGGTCCCACCTGGTACGACGCCGGGCACTAG
- a CDS encoding GNAT family N-acetyltransferase, which produces MAEKYEIRRFRAAEKGGPGYAAGAGWFLGVAVGFYDDRHKEEFVDKVLAMNRADNRELTGVYQNGEVAAHSLAADVPVATFATFRKELNIGYGRQLPTHMVTAVTVRGTHRRQGLLRRMMTEDLTAARADGMAVAALTASEASIYGRFGYGVATFERSIQVDTGPRFQLRHGATGRVEIADPKVLLDLAPEVFARVHRHTPGSLGRQEAYRQRVSGAWSRDGTEDGAVKCALHYDADGTVDGYVSYKFAGWEAKPPTVKIVDLLAATDAAYLELWQFLGSIDIVERVSWEEAPVDDPLGWALEDPRCIEASDQRDMLWLRILDTEAALAARSYAADGTLVLRIRDSLGLAGGTFELVVRSGDATVSRLAEDRGADLDMDVATLGSLYLGGVCPVTLVAAGRISQPAAGAALTARRMFAVERAPHCLTHF; this is translated from the coding sequence GTGGCAGAAAAGTACGAAATCAGGCGGTTCCGCGCGGCAGAAAAGGGCGGACCCGGCTACGCGGCGGGCGCGGGGTGGTTCCTCGGCGTCGCCGTCGGCTTCTACGACGACCGGCACAAGGAAGAGTTTGTGGACAAGGTCCTGGCCATGAACCGGGCGGATAACCGGGAACTGACCGGGGTGTACCAGAACGGCGAGGTGGCAGCCCACTCCCTGGCCGCGGACGTTCCGGTCGCCACCTTCGCGACCTTCCGCAAGGAGCTGAACATCGGCTACGGCCGGCAGCTGCCAACCCACATGGTCACCGCCGTCACGGTGCGCGGCACGCACCGCCGCCAGGGGCTGTTGCGCCGCATGATGACGGAGGATCTGACTGCCGCCCGGGCGGACGGGATGGCCGTAGCCGCCCTGACCGCCTCCGAAGCGTCGATCTACGGCCGGTTCGGCTACGGCGTCGCCACCTTTGAACGCAGCATCCAGGTGGACACCGGGCCGCGGTTCCAGCTCCGGCACGGCGCCACCGGCCGGGTGGAAATTGCCGACCCCAAGGTCCTGCTGGACCTTGCCCCGGAGGTGTTTGCCCGCGTCCACCGGCATACTCCGGGTTCGCTGGGCCGCCAGGAAGCGTACCGGCAAAGAGTCTCCGGCGCCTGGTCCAGGGACGGCACGGAGGACGGTGCGGTCAAATGTGCCCTGCACTACGACGCCGACGGGACCGTGGACGGCTACGTTTCCTACAAGTTTGCTGGCTGGGAGGCGAAGCCTCCGACGGTGAAGATCGTGGACCTGCTGGCCGCCACCGACGCCGCCTATCTGGAGCTGTGGCAGTTCCTCGGCAGCATCGACATCGTGGAGCGGGTCAGCTGGGAGGAGGCGCCGGTCGACGATCCGCTGGGCTGGGCGCTGGAAGACCCGCGCTGCATCGAGGCCTCGGACCAGCGCGACATGCTCTGGCTCAGGATCCTGGACACCGAGGCGGCACTGGCGGCGCGTTCCTATGCCGCGGACGGCACTCTCGTCCTGCGGATCCGGGACAGCCTGGGCCTCGCCGGCGGGACGTTCGAGCTGGTGGTGCGCAGCGGCGACGCCACCGTCAGCCGGCTGGCGGAGGACCGCGGAGCGGACCTGGACATGGACGTCGCGACGCTGGGCTCGCTCTACCTCGGCGGTGTCTGCCCGGTTACGCTGGTTGCAGCCGGCCGGATCAGCCAACCCGCCGCGGGCGCGGCGCTGACCGCCCGGCGGATGTTCGCCGTCGAACGCGCACCGCATTGCCTCACGCACTTCTAG
- the rpsA gene encoding 30S ribosomal protein S1: protein MTITSTEKPGTPVVAINDIGTAEDFLAAVDATIKYFNDGDLVEGTVVKVDRDEVLLDIGYKTEGVIPSRELSIKHDVDPGDVVSVGDQVEALVLTKEDKEGRLILSKKRAQYERAWGDIEKVKEEDGVVTGTVIEVVKGGLILDIGLRGFLPASLVEMRRVRDLAPYIGQQIEAKIIELDKNRNNVVLSRRAWLEQTQSEVRSTFLNKLEKGQVRPGVVSSIVNFGAFVDLGGVDGLVHVSELSWKHIDHPSEVVEVGQEVTVEVLEVDLDRERVSLSLKATQEDPWQTFARTHALGQVVPGKVTKLVPFGAFVRVEDGIEGLVHISELAVRHVELAEQVVSVGDELFVKVIDIDLERRRISLSLKQANEGVDAESTEFDPALYGMAAEYDEEGNYKYPEGFDPESNEWLEGYETQRAAWEQQYADAQTRWEAHKKQVAQHAADDAAAATSGESDSGTTSYSSEPAATETGAGTLASDEALAALREKLTGN, encoded by the coding sequence ATGACCATCACCTCCACCGAGAAGCCCGGTACCCCCGTAGTCGCCATTAACGACATCGGTACCGCTGAGGACTTCCTCGCAGCAGTCGACGCCACCATCAAGTACTTCAACGACGGAGATCTCGTCGAAGGTACCGTCGTCAAGGTCGACCGCGACGAAGTTCTGCTCGACATCGGTTACAAGACCGAAGGTGTCATTCCCTCCCGCGAGCTTTCCATCAAGCACGATGTTGATCCCGGAGACGTTGTCTCCGTTGGCGATCAGGTCGAAGCCCTGGTGCTCACCAAGGAAGACAAAGAAGGCCGCCTGATCCTCTCCAAGAAGCGTGCTCAGTACGAGCGCGCCTGGGGCGACATCGAGAAGGTCAAGGAAGAAGACGGTGTCGTCACCGGTACCGTCATCGAGGTTGTCAAGGGTGGTCTTATCCTCGACATCGGTCTGCGCGGCTTCCTGCCCGCATCCCTCGTCGAGATGCGCCGTGTGCGCGACCTTGCTCCGTACATCGGTCAGCAGATCGAAGCCAAGATCATCGAGCTGGACAAGAACCGCAACAACGTTGTGCTGTCCCGCCGTGCCTGGCTCGAGCAGACCCAGTCCGAGGTCCGCTCCACGTTCCTCAACAAGCTGGAAAAGGGCCAGGTTCGTCCCGGCGTCGTTTCCTCCATCGTCAACTTCGGTGCCTTCGTGGACCTGGGCGGCGTAGACGGCCTGGTTCACGTTTCCGAGCTGTCCTGGAAGCACATCGACCACCCGTCCGAGGTTGTCGAAGTTGGCCAGGAAGTCACCGTCGAGGTTCTCGAGGTCGACCTGGACCGCGAGCGTGTTTCCCTGTCGCTCAAGGCTACGCAGGAAGATCCGTGGCAGACCTTCGCCCGCACCCACGCCCTCGGGCAGGTTGTGCCGGGTAAGGTCACCAAGCTGGTTCCGTTCGGCGCGTTCGTTCGCGTTGAAGACGGCATCGAAGGCCTGGTCCACATCTCCGAGCTTGCAGTCCGCCACGTTGAGCTGGCCGAGCAGGTTGTCTCCGTTGGTGACGAGCTGTTCGTGAAGGTCATCGACATCGACCTCGAGCGCCGCCGCATCTCCCTCTCCCTCAAGCAGGCCAACGAGGGTGTCGACGCCGAGTCCACCGAATTCGATCCGGCTCTCTACGGCATGGCCGCTGAGTACGACGAAGAAGGCAACTACAAGTACCCGGAGGGCTTCGACCCGGAGTCCAACGAGTGGCTTGAAGGCTACGAGACGCAGCGCGCCGCCTGGGAGCAGCAGTACGCTGACGCCCAGACCCGCTGGGAAGCGCACAAGAAGCAGGTTGCTCAGCACGCTGCCGACGACGCTGCAGCTGCAACGTCCGGCGAGAGCGACTCCGGCACCACCAGCTACTCCTCCGAGCCGGCTGCAACCGAGACCGGTGCAGGCACGCTTGCTTCGGACGAGGCTC